A window of the Miscanthus floridulus cultivar M001 chromosome 14, ASM1932011v1, whole genome shotgun sequence genome harbors these coding sequences:
- the LOC136503420 gene encoding uncharacterized protein has translation MAAANRLAAEQDKKAREQMKKAKRLRQEARDRGEDVSSEDEDNDDDDDDEVAVGMDWDVLEDEDTLTSGHPSVQGPFPFHAEGSESMRSVEASESAASHGVPAKDWWVEESRPTTANPKAMGEGSGSGAVPHEMMEGSDSGATPHETMEGSGSGAAPHETMEGSGSSATPHEVSLPTPEQGVGSKRSRPDESGQGSGDPFLRTGHPLGLAPKKSLTIQVGQMASPGVTPVLGRSDADVGAALADPTASVVAPTPTEVTERAASSMADVEQPAEGRIPPVEKVDEDVEVVHSLRAKLSIAVSQRLSAENVSVKLEKEAAYAQRALQVESDEHDLLQAVVEVVLNALNVTEPVETSPLMARAAGITAWVGQLKESAFHAGITQAFTVTHAHYEK, from the exons ATGGCGGCAGCGAATCGACTCGCAGCCGagcaggacaagaaagcaagagagcagatgaagaaggcgaagcgaCTGAGGCAGGAGGCACGAGATCGGGGAGAggatgtgagcagtgaggatgaagacaatgatgatgatgatgatgatgaggtagctgTCGGCATGGATTGGgacgtcctggaggacgaggacacactgacaagtggccacccatccgtgcagggacccttccctttccacgcggagggaagtgaatcgatgaggtcggtggaggccagCGAGTCCGCTGCTTCGCATGGCGTGCCAGCCAAGGACTGGTGGGTGGAGGAAAGCAGGCCTACTACTGCCAACCCCAAAGCGAtgggggaggggagtggctctggtgccgtgccccatgagatgatggaggggagtgactctggtgccacgccccatgagacgatggaggggagcgggtctggtgctgcgccccatgagacgatggaggggagcgggtcTAGTGCTACGCCCCATGAGGTAAGCCTCCCTACCccagagcagggggtaggctcgaaacggtcccgcccagatgagtcggggcagggatctggggatcc gttcttgcggacgggtcaccccctggggctggcgccgaagaagagtctcaccattcaagtgggacagatggcGTCACCTGGCGTGAcccctgttttgggcaggagtgatgccgatgtcggggccgcgttggctGACCCGACGGCGTCTGTGGTGGCTCCCACTCCCACGGAGGTTACTGAGCGggcggcctcctccatggcggacgtggaacagccggccgagggtcgcataccgccggtggag aaggtggacgaggacgttgaGGTAGTCCACTCTCTCCGGGCGAAGCTCAGTATTGCGGTGAGCCAAAGGTTGAGCGCCGAAAACGTCTCCGtcaagctggaaaaagaggctgcctatgcacaaagggcccttcaggttgagagcgatgagcacgatcttctgcaagctgTGGTTgaggtggtccttaatgccctgaatgtaacagagccggtggagaccagcccactcatggctcgtgccgcaggtatcacggctTGGGTGGGCCAGCTtaaggagagtgcctttcacgccgggatcacccaggccttcaccgtcacccatgctcattatgagaagtaa